ACATTGAAATTGTGTCACACACTCTAAATAAAACTGGGTTGTCGGGCAAGATTTAATCATTTTACCATGAAAATcagagtttattaagtagtaacaaatgttacatttatttattttgaaatggatgTTGAAAATACAAACCTGTCACATAAATTGCATTAATTTACAAGtattaaatttaatgttttttggttttagagAGAATATTAATGCTCCAATTGCATTAGTAATTAGAAATATACTCCATTGAAATGTAATTCAACCGactgaaaaaatacataaatgttttCCTAATTAATCTTATTATGTCATAATTTGGTAAAATGCATCCCTTTTAATATCCTAAAGAGAACACTgtttagataataaaataaattaaaaaactggATTTGTGCTTCAttgatgttaaattatttttatatcaatatagaaacagaaatctaagatgtgtgtgtgtgtgtgtgtgtgtgtgcatcacaTGTTAGTGTAACTATTTACAGTTGTCTAATGTGGTAGACTGGGGTCTTCAGGTTTTGATTTGCCACCTCGAGTTTCCACAGAGATTGATTGCCTTAAGCCTTGGACTTATTTACCAGTTTCCAGGAAGTGCATTTTCTTTCCAAACATTCCTGTTCTTTAGGAAACCAACCTTCTCCTGAGAAAAATTaactttctaactttttattcagtcattaaaatgGTACATAGCTTACTACCTCACTATCTTAAGTCATGGAATTATTTCATGAACTCTCAGAATCTGTTTCATGTTGTTCCATAGACAttctgtgatgatgaaaatgtcacATATCTGCAATTTCCAATACTGTAGCTAGGAGCCAGATGTGAATATTTTTAAGGTGGCTAGTATGACTGgagaaactgaaatttaaatttttttctatattaaattaaatagctATATGTGACTAATGGTTACATTATGGGATAATGAAGGTCATGTTCACTCTTACAAAATTCTTTGACCTCCTCATATTCAATTCTTTCACTTCTATTCTGTATCAACTACTGATTCAAAGACTTATGTCCTGCACTTAATAACACCTCAGAAATCTTAAAGGAGTGTGACATGGTTTCCTTATCTCTCTTCCATCCATTATTTAACACTGGCATgcaaacaaaatgtatttaaaactaCAGATATTTATCTTTTCCCCAAATTTAAGCTATTAGAAGATAAAATTATAATAGTAACTTTAAAGTATAAATGTAGAAGTTCCTTTTAGGGTATGAAGTGGACTAAAAGTATTGAGTTAGGTTCTGTGAGGTTTATAGAAGATTTATACTTGCTGACCTAAATGTGTGATGGTGGAAAAGAGGGTCCCTATTTCAAAACCAAGGTATCCCCATCCTCATTTCAGTTCCAGAGACCTGGAAGTTTAACCCTGCCAATGATTTTTCAATGCCCAAAATTGTAAAAGGCTGAAGAAATTTGGGTATTCAAGCTTGATGGTGAGACATGTATCAAAGGAATGATGGTGAGACATGTATCACCAAGCTTGATGGTGAGACATGTCTTCAAATGAAATTCAGGCAAAAAGTAGGTTGAAATGGAGTCCAACAACAGCAGCATTTTGGAGGAAATTCCACCTTCTGATGTTAATTTTATTGACTACAGCTAGATTAGCAATACCAGGTCTAAAGGGTAAAGTTTTTAATCACCTCCAACCCCCAGCACCAGTACAGAGTGGGTAATGTACTTATTCCTCTGTGTTTTTTGGGTCTGCAGTGATATGATCAGATCACTGCTTCTTACACTGTACTTTCCCACTCTTTACTGATTATATCTTTGTTTGTCTACCTTCCCCATCAAATGTTGTCAGGGGTTCTTAGTAATAGGATTTCTAAGTCAGAGTCCCCAAGAAATAGACTCAGAGACTGATATTTGCAAGCCGGAATTTTACTGAAGAGTgttgtttgggaaaaaaaaaaaaaaaatgcctgaagAAATCATGCAAACAAAAACACCTGAGAGTAATGAAAGTAGAACTGGacagaagaaaaagttaaaatgcaATAGCAGTTGCAACCAAGACCTAAGCTCATCCCAAGGAGAACCTCTGAAGCTGGGATGTCTTTTCTAAGAAATTCCGGATTGAGACAAGATGTTGGGATTTTGTAGTTTGTAAAGAACAAGTCACTGGATGCAGGCTGCCtttgaagagaaaattattttgggcAAGAAATCTATTTTCCACTGAAGAACATGTCTGGGAATAAATTCATTGAACAGTCAGCAGGCAATGTGCCCAATAGGTAGGGAAATGTGTGTCTTTTCCTGAAGGGGGATTCGGGCAATGCACTGCAGCTTGTCCAGAGTGTGTCCCCTGAGAATCCACCATTTGGATCAACTTCTTTTCTATAATGTTTATTCCATCTTGGACCATCTCCACTcagtttttttgtgtctttttctgagaaaacttATTTGTCTATTGATGAGTAGAACTAACTACTACCCCTGCCTCTGCAGCTGGTCTCAGGGTCACAAGAGAAACAAgtcctcttccttctctgctaACCATTTTAACTTCTCACACTCAGCAAGGACCTCAGCTGGGCTGAGTGGCTTATCAGATATGATGACCCAGACCCTCATCTCTGAGTGATTTGAACCATAGCTCATCTCAATCTCAACCTCCTCGGACCATAGCTAATACGCTTGTTAATTCACCATCAAAATTAATCAAGGGAGGACAAAGAGATCCCTTAGTAATCACCTTGGTACCAAAGGTTTTATTTCCTACACCACTGTATAACAGCAGCTCTCCCTCATCATGATGATCCGGATCAATTACCCCTTCCATACTGATCTTAGCAATAATTAGCACAAAATATCAAGTGGCAGCTGGTGTCCTTTGATGAAAGCTTACCTTCGCTGGGAACCTGAATCTCTAGATCTACAGAATGGAGAGTCATGGAGACAGGAAGCACAGCTTGCCCAGTTGAGTCCTAGGAGTAATTGTAAGCAGGGCCACTCCAACTTCTGCTGCCAGACCCATGTAATCTACCTTTTTGGGACACATCACTATGTAATGGTTATTGTCTTAGTTTATACAGAAGTAAAGCACTCTATATTCACACAAAACCATCTCTAAATTAGTGTCTCAGTTGTTCCTTCATATGTCATTCTATCATCCTCTGAGGATGAGGGTTTTTGGGTAGTGCAGTAAATAATATGATCAGTGATTCACATGTTTCTTCTGCTGAACCTCCTTCACTGTAAATGCATTAATGTGTCAAATGCAATGGTATATTGACTCCTGTGTCAGTCATTCAACCTCTATATAAGTTCTCAGATAATGGTGCTGGCTGAGGGCTGCAGACAGAAGAAAATCTGTAACTGGACTTTGTATTGAGTCCCATCCAGACTGCTGCCTTTTTGAGGATGAATGGGGTCAGTGTATAGCAAACATGTAGCCAAATAGCTATCCGGTTTCCAACAGAGATGGTACCTTATCAGGATTCAATGTAAGTCTGTGCTGCTGACAATTTATACATTGGGCTGTGGCAGTGCCTAAATCAGCCTATGCTGATGCGTGTGCTGCTAGGGACATGAACACCTCCATCCCTGACACCCTGGCTACACTCTTCACACTAACCTTGTGCTAACATTAAGTGGCCAATGATACAATCTAGTAGATGTCAACTTGCTATGTTGTTAATTGTTCTCCATTATTTAGTGGTCCCATAGTTTATGTGAATAGAAAAGATAATCATTTCCACACCTTGTGCCCTTTTCTATACGTATGTCCCATGACTCTTCCCTACAATCCTTTTCTGCTGATCTTCCAGCCTTTCTCTTTCTAGACCCTGACCAGCCAATGCCTGTTAACCATTTATAGTCATTGATTAAATCTTGCCTATAAATCTGTAGACAGTCTTACCTCAGACTACTTCTCTTTCCAATGAAAAGATAACTGGCTGTATGACTTGATAGTCTGTCTTTGATTGGATATATATTTACCACTATTTTTCAGAGCCACCCCTGACTATTGTTTCAGTGCACCTAGAGTCCACTTTTTGGTCTCCTAAATTACCAAACTGACCCATATATGGACCAAGattaacctttttctttttctctcaacaTAGAGTTGTAAAAGACTCTATGCAACCATGTGTTTGAGCTGAGGTGCAACAGTGATGATGACTTTGGGTTCTAGGATCTTTTATCATATAGCTTGCTTGTACCCTTTGGGCTATTCATGCCTAAGCCTGCATGTACAACTTCcatctttttataaattactgtTGGTCCCTTAGTTGTGGGCATGTGGTCATTTGTCACAAGGACAAGTGACCCAATGTGAGAccacagatatatattttttaaaattttctataaccCTCTGGTGTATACAAACAATAGAATAGTATTAAGCTTAAAATGGGAATTaaattttgacacatgctacaacataaataaaccttgaagacattatgctaaaatAAGCCAGAGACAAAAGACAAAGAGCATATGATTTCACTTTTATGATTGCATCCATAGTAATAAAAAATCTTAGAAACAGATAGTAAGACTGGTGGTAACCAGGAGGTTGGAGGAGGGACAGATTGGGAATCACTGTTTAATggttacataattttaatttgagAAGATGAAGTAGTACTGGGTACAGATAGTAATAAtgattccacaaaaatacaaatatatttattatcagtgaactatacacataaaatattaaaaatggttttatgttATAGATATTATTTacctcattaaaaatatattttttaaatacaaaaaaagtcaaaatattccTCTTTTCATATCTTTTGGTTACTTAATTAAATAGCTGTGTGACACCATAGGGGAGGTCTGGGAACATCATTTCCATTACAGGCTTCCTGTGACATTGCTGGATCTTTCTTGCTGGGGACCAGGACTTACTTACAGTCCATTGATTTTGAAGATAtgggcttatttattttattatatacatagaGTTATACAATTCTTACTTGGGCTTAaggatgttatttttatttaagtatcTCCAAGGATCTCTCTGGTCAACTTGCTTAGCTGCCACTCCCACCTATTCACACATTATGATAATCGTAAACACTGTCTTCTGGTAGTCAAGAACTGCCACCTGATCACGAATATTTTCAGAttccattattttcattgttattaaaGAGCTCTCTATTCTAAGTTAGTTACATGGTTTGGTCATGTAATCCTTGTAAAACGTCAATGAGGTAAGAACTGGTCTCCCCGTGTTATagttgaggacactgaggcacagagagtttatACGGCATTTGTATAATACAGTAACATATTATTAGTTAAGAGTACATCCTTGACAAATGCCCTGATAAATACTCATCAGGATCGTtatgaacaaaaataaagaaatgtaaaatgcatGATATCTCAGATGGAAATTTcattcctctttaaaaaaatgtaatccatATGGATCTGTTTGCATCATTGCTGATACCTGATATTCAGGatataattttaagataaatgCTAAGACTTATTTCTGTGAAACAAAGAAGGCCAGAAGGTATTTGGCtagatttacttttttctttaaaaagctttgTTTTACTAAGTAAAACCTTTGACTTTCAAGTGACAACAGAgcttaaaaatgctttaaagtggTTATGAAGAGCAAGAAAGCAACTTCCCCAATTGACTCATAAGACCTTACCCACggatataatctcatttgtgGTTCACCTTGCTGCTTGTTGTTGTGCTTTTATAGTCTAAAATCCCATAAAACAGAACCTCAGAAAACAAATGACAGATTTACTTAAATATAAATGAGTGAGTAGTTATGATATCAACCAGATATGCTTAACAATATGCCTGGAGAGGCAGGTATCAAACAGGTCAAAGGAACTGTTCGTTCTACATAACAGataaattttatatctatctacatatagatagaatatataatgtataacaatatatgtaaatatacctTTACCCTTTGAAACAAAACTtcaatagttatttatttatttttatatgtaatgaCTGTAGTAATCAGTTTATTACACAGATTAATCATTCTTGAATGTACAAGCTCCAGAGGAGCAATTGGGTCTTTAAATATACATAAGTATTTCCATCAAATGAATTTTCACCATTACATCCAAATAGACCTAAGCggttaaaaatataagaaaaataagaggtATTAGCTATGTATTAACTGAGAAACCACATACAAACCAAAGAatatggaagagagaaagaagggctCAAAGGCCAAAGGTTGAAGGGGTAGGGAAATGTAAAAGGGTTGGGAGCAAAGCCCATCACACTTGATGTACTAATAGCTCCAATCCATTTAAATGTTGACCAGTTAAACTTAGACCTTAAAATGCAGGATGTGGATAGAGTTTAATCTGGTTGGTCATAACTTTCACCTAAGACGTAGCTCCTTCcgaataaaatgaatacatacacAGCTTCATGTTCTTCACCTTGCTTTTCATAACTCTTTTGAGTTTAAATGGATTCCACTTAAAAATAATCCCCTACAGGTGAGTGGAGCCTTTTCTTTCCCATCCAagcacacaccacacccaccaaCCCCCTCACACTTTGCTGTTATCCAAATTTAAGTCAATAAGAAAAGCTTTTAGTCTCACATCTAGGTAATGCCTGCAGAACTGGCTGGTCACACGCACACTTCTCTGCTAGGAGGCAATGTTGGTACAGAAGTACAGTATTTCTAGTTTGTTGTTCCAAGTACGTACAACACGCAGCACTATTGTATCAGGTAAACATGTGCACAGGGGAAGATGAGGCGTGGGCTTATAGAAAGCAGTCAAACGGAAATCAAAAGGACTTTCTCTTTCAGAGATCCCCTATCTTTATTTGTAGAGGTTACTTTCTCTTTCAGAGTTCCCCTATCTTTATTTGTAGAGGTTATCCAATAATTTCTTTAATTACATCGCATACTTCTGAGTCAATTCCCGAGCTATTCTGTTGTACTTTTCTCTATCTGTTTTGTAGATCTGAGCAATCTCAGGCACTAAATGATCATCTGGATTGGGATCACACAACAGAGAACAGATGGACAAGAGTGCTTTTGAAATAGtgctggaggccgggcgcggtggctcacgcctgtaatcccagcactttgggaggccgaggcgggcagatcacaaggtcaggagatcgtgaccatcctggttatcacggtgaaaccccgtctctactaaaactacaaaaaaattagcctggcgtggtggcaggcgcctgtagtcccagctactcgggtggctgaggcaggagaatggcgtgaacccgggaggcggagcttgcagtgagccgagatcgtatcactgcactccagcctgcagcctgggcgacaaggcgagactccgtctcaaataataataataataataaaaaacaaaacaaaacaaaacaaacaaaaaacagaactagTGCTGGAGACCACTGTGACCCACTGTGACCATAGAATATCAACACAAATGCTGCCATTACTGTTAATATTTGGATGATAAATTCTTGTAAATGCAACCTTAGGCGGTTTGAAGGGGTAATCTGTTGGGAAATGAATTGTCAAGAAAAATACTCCACCCTGATAGGGACTGTCATTTGGCCCCATTATTGTAACTTGCCAGTGGAACATATCTTCTCCAACAGGACCTGCTGAACACTGTGCTGGAAGGTCCAGTGCCAGATCATTCAATTCCTTATGGATTCTCTTCAGAGCCATGGTGGAGGCGGTGGCGGCGGCAGCCCTCGGGGCAGGTACCGGGGCGAAGAAGGGACAGATAAAGGGCTAGGGAGCCTGAAGCCGGAGAAGACGGAGAGTTGAGGAGAGCAAATCTGGCGGGACGGGCTGAGGGCCGGGGCCCACTCAGCTCCTGCACCTGCCGCAGCGgtccaatagttatttttaaacacacacacacacacacacacacacacacacacacacacacacacatcagtgtATGACAGTTTGTTTCTATAATATTATAGAAACATTATAAATAAGAAAGTGAAGACATCTGTGTATGTGAGAATAATGTGGTCAAAGGACAATTAagataatacaattttattttagtgagattataaggaaaattaatttgagatgtaTTCCAATCTATTTACCTGCATTCggtaaaatgttgaatatttttagctctcttaaaatgtattttgtatcttATTCATTGAATAGGCTTGTTAACCAGTTGTTAAATATAAAGGTgtgacatttaaatataaatgaattgtttcattcaaatttttatattgtgcatattttaaaaactatttctaaCAAATGCCTACTTAAAGTTACTGAAttgatttagaattttaaaaatttaatttgttagTATGATGtatgcacaaaataaaaattctttttacagTTACAAAATTCAGCTTGTaggtacagattattttataaaacacatttcattttatacagaaaaataagaaaaatacgtAATTGGAGGATCATTTATCTTGAGACTTCTAGATATGCCCTAGACTGACACAAACATAGAAACAATACatatgcattacatttatttgacaaatgaaGATTCGGAAGAAATTTTAGGATATTATAATGTAGACAGTAAATGGCAATTTTATTAATTCCTCAGAAATGCACGTCAtcgtgtaatttttttttataatttacagGGCAACAGTAATTGAATGATAAAACTCAGTGATTCATAAACCCTAAGAGCTACACAAACAATGTGACATCCTTCACTTATCCTTGTCATTCAGCAGATAAGAAAACTAGGACCAAGAGAGTCCAATGAATTTCCTACAATTACAAAGTTTCTTAGTGGTAAATTAAAGAAATGAGTGGTGAAGTTctg
This portion of the Rhinopithecus roxellana isolate Shanxi Qingling chromosome 2, ASM756505v1, whole genome shotgun sequence genome encodes:
- the LOC104677399 gene encoding ubiquitin-conjugating enzyme E2 D2-like; the protein is MALKRIHKELNDLALDLPAQCSAGPVGEDMFHWQVTIMGPNDSPYQGGVFFLTIHFPTDYPFKPPKVAFTRIYHPNINSNGSICVDILWSQWPPRPASSTISKALLSICSLLCDPNPDDHLVPEIAQIYKTDREKYNRIARELTQKYAM